CTCGCCCATTCATCCCAACCAGATTCTCTTCGGAAAAATGCTCGCGGCAAATGCGGTTTCAACCGTTCAGTTAATCATCATGATGATTTATTCTTACTTCGTTTTCAAGTTGAATATTTTTCAGAATGTTCCCGCGCTGCTCCTTTTAATTTTCGCCACCGTGTTTGCTTGTTCGAGTTTCGGAATTTTTCTTGCTTCCATAGCGAAAACCCGCCAGCAGGTGGATGTGATGAGCCGCTTCATCATTCTTGCAATAAGCGCCATTGGCGGAAGCATGATTCCTTCTTTCATCATGCCGGAGTGGATGCAGAAAATTTCAGTCATCGCGGTAAATTACTGGAGCATTCAGGGCTTCTACGATATTTTCTGGAGACAACTGCCTCTGAGTGATCCCACTTTTCTCTCGCGCATCGGAGTTTTGCTCGGAATGGGAATTGTTCTGACAGTTATTTCGCTGCGCTTCTTCCGGAAAAATATTCTGAAGATGTTTTAGAAAACGCTCTAATTAAACCTATATCCAAAATTAATGCCGAATAACTTTGGCGATAAAAGGCACGGATAATTAATTACATTTTCATTATAACGATTTTGCACTATCGTTCCATTATTATATTGCCATCCGACTAATAAATATTGTTCAACTTGAATAAAAAAATTTTTTGTTATATGCGTTGCCAATGAAAAGCCAATATCAATACCTGCAATATTGGTGCTCATATCTTTTATGTAAATTCCACTTGAAGCATAAGATTGCGAATTAATATATGCTAAAAACAAATCGTAGCCAAAAGAAAAATCTATTCTATTATTTTTATTTATTTTTCTCAAAAAGCCGGCATTAATAAAATAGTATGATACTGGCTTGGTGTTTACGGAAACTGTGCTATAATGTATCGGTACCTGATAGTAAGTAATACCAAGTTGCATTTTTTTTAGCTTGTTGTTTTCAAAACTATGCCTATAAGAAAGATTGACGGGAGGAAAAAAAAGAAAATGTTCCATACTATTTAAATGAATGGTCGGACTACTACTACCCTTTAATCCTTCTCCAACATTAAAGAAGAAAGGAGGAAGCATTGGGAATCCCATAGTAATTTCATTTCTATAATTATTTTTCTCCGGAATGCTATCCCGACCAAATAATAAAAAGGGAAATAAAAAAATGACAGTAATTATTATTTTTAAAAAAAACATTAAATGGAACAATCTCTACTTCACCACCGTCACATTTCCCTTCTTATCTATTTTATCACCGTTCAGCATTTCGGCTTTCATGCGGTATACAAACACGGCAGTGCGTTCTTCTCCGTTCTGCAAGCCGCGCGCGTAAGTGCCATCCCAGCGGAAATCGGCATTGGCGGACTGATATACTTTTTCTCCCCACCTGTCCCACACCATGATTTTAAAATCTTTTATGCAGGCAAGATTGTTAATGTAAATGCGCCATTCATCGTTTTCGCCATCGGCATTGGGAGAAAAAACGGTGGGCAGATAAATTTCCTGGCAGGTGTTGTCAACAAAAACAAACACGCTGTCCATAGCCGTGCAGCCGTTGGCATCGGTGGCAATCACATAATACCACGTGCCGGTTTGCGGAGAAGCCGTTGGGTTCTGGCAGTTGGTGCAGTTTAATCCCGAAGAAGGCGACCAGTTATACGTGCTACCGTTTCCGCTGCCGAAAAGTTGCGCGCTTGAGCCGATGGGAATGGTAACATTTGCTCCGGCATCCACCGCGGGAGGCGCATTCACCACCACATTCACCGAAGCGGTGTCGGTGCAGTTGCCGCTGGTAACAATTACAGAATATCCTGTGGTAACGGTGGGTGCAACCGAAATGTTTGGCGAACTCTGAAATGTATTCCATAAATACGTTCCGCCACCCGAAGCCGTGAGCGTGGTGCCTTCGCCTATACATAAGTTGGCATTGCCACTTATGGATGCAACAGGCGGAGGATTTTCAAAAACAGAAATGGTATCGGTGTGCGTGCATCCGTTCGCATCGGTAATGGTTACTGAATAGATTTGAGAAGCGAGATTTGAGATTTGAGAAGTTGTTCCCCCGTTGCTCCATGAATAAGTATAAGGCGCAGTTCCCCCGCCTGCGTTTGCGGTCGCAGTTCCATTCGTCATTGCGCATCCTGCATTCATGGAAGAAAGCGAAGAAGTAATGGCGGGCGGCTGTGAAACTGTTGTGCTTGCAATCATGGTGCATCCGTTTCCATCGGTGATGACAACCGTGTAGCCACCGGCAGATAATCCGGTGGCGGTGGAAGAATTCGCACCCGAAGGAAGCCATAAGTACATATAGTTTTGAATGCCTCCGTTCACATTTACGGTTGCAGTGCCGTTGCTTCCTCCGTTGCACGAAGCGGCAGTGGCGGTGGCAGAAGCGGTGAGGCAAACGGGCGCAGCAATGGAAACTGTTTGCGTTGCGAAACAACCGTTCGCATCGGTAACAGTTACCGTATAAGTTCCGTTACAAAGTCCGGATGCGGTTGGTGTAGTTTGCGCTTGCGGGTCGCTCCAGATAAAAGTATAAGGAGAACTTCCGTTCGATGGACTTACCGTTGCGCTTCCGTTGCAAAGAGCGCAGCACGTAACCGATTGCGAAGAAATGGTTGCCGTTGGATTCGGATTCACCGTAACATTCACCGAAGCAGCGCTGGCGCAGTTTCCGTTGGAAACAATCAATGTATACGTAGTGGTTGAAGTTGGATTCGCAACCGGGTTTGAAATATTCGGATTGCTCAGCGCAGTGGAAGGAACCCATGAATAATTAATTCCGCCCGAACCGCTGAGTGTTGTTGAACTTCCGAAACAAATATTCTGATTCGGCCCTGCGTTTGCAACGGGAATCGGATTCACGGTTACTGTTACGGAAGATTTATTCGAACATCCGTTCGCATCGGTAACCGTGACGGTATACGTTGTGGTGGAAGTTGGATTCGCTATTGGATTTGAACTATTCGGATTGCTGAGCGATGAAGAAGGAGTCCATACATAATTTATTCCTCCGCTTGCGCTGAGCGTAGTGGTTTGCCCCGCGCAAATGGTAACATTCGCTCCTGCATTTGCAGTTGGAAGCGGATTCACCATTACGGAAGTTGACGCAACATTGAAACATCCGTTCGCATCCACTCCCACGACAGAATAAGTTGTGCTCGCTGAAGGCGAAACAGAAATGGAAGCCATAGTTGCCGTTGTGCTCCACGAATAAAAATTTCCTCCGCTGGCAGTAAGCGTGGTTGAATTGCCTGCGCAAATAGTGGTGTTGCCTGAAATGGAAACCGAAGGCAATGGATTTACTGTAACCGTTACCATATCCGTATTCGTGCAGCCGTTGGCATCCATCACTGCGAGCGTGTATGTGGTGGTGACGCTTGGAGTGGCAACAGGATTCTGGCAAAGCGTGCAACTCAATCCCGCTCCGCTGGGTCCCCATCCGTAATTCACTCCTCCGCTTCCGTTAAGAGTAGTTGAAGTGCCTGCGCAAATGCTCGCATCGGGCCCTGCATTGGCAACGGGCGAAGGGAAAACCGTAATCGTTTGCGTGGTGGGTCCCGAAGGCGTTGCGCATTCGGTAACATCGAGCGAAATGGTATACGTTCCGGCAGAAGAATAGGAAATCACATACGGACCCTGCCCGCTTCCGCTCACAATAGTTCCTCCTCCGAAATTCCAGTTATACGAAGCGGCTGAAGATGCATTGCTCGTGTAAGTAACCGTAGTATTTGTTCCCAGGCAGGCGGGAGAGGATGCAGTAAACGCAGAAGTGGGCGCGCCATTGGTAACAAAAACAGTTTGCGAAGAAGAATTCACGCATGAACTTCCGGCAGTGAAAGTGGAAGTGAGCGTTATGTTTTGCGGACCGTTGGCAGAAAAAGTTACGGGCGGAGGATTTTGTCCGGTGAACGTGGAAGGCGTTGCGTTCGGACCGAAGTTCCACGAGTACGTGATGAATGCGTTGGTTACATTGCAGGTGAGAGAAAAATTTACCGGCTGCCCCTGGCAAACTGTATCGGGAACAGCGGTGAATCCGGCAGGCGCGCCAAAAGTGCACGTTCCTCCGAAGGAAAGCGTGAATCCGTTTCCGTCATTGCCCGGAATATCGAGGCATAATAAATAAGTGTGTCCGCATTGCGCGTTCAGGTATTTGCACCAGCCGTCTCCGCCTGTGCCTTCCGATGTATCGGGGTCAGACATGTTCAAGCCGGTGTTCGCTCCCGTGCATCCGTCATCGGCAATGGAGCAGCGCAGCGCGTTGCCTAAACTTCCGCAGCCATTGCTCACATCAAACAGCGCGAAGTTATAATCACCGCAATCGAAAAAACTCGGTGAGTTCGGATTGATGGTAAAGGTGAGCGTGCCCGACTGCTCGATGCTGAACATGTAAAATCCCCAGCGCGTGAGCCCTCCGGTGAAACAGGAAT
This genomic stretch from Bacteroidota bacterium harbors:
- a CDS encoding gliding motility-associated C-terminal domain-containing protein, which encodes MKKIITSFFFIYSFAAFAQKIPVVMNHQYCTTARVVCSISNTPSEGSLCNASCSGNNNLVNGTNSCFTGGLTRWGFYMFSIEQSGTLTFTINPNSPSFFDCGDYNFALFDVSNGCGSLGNALRCSIADDGCTGANTGLNMSDPDTSEGTGGDGWCKYLNAQCGHTYLLCLDIPGNDGNGFTLSFGGTCTFGAPAGFTAVPDTVCQGQPVNFSLTCNVTNAFITYSWNFGPNATPSTFTGQNPPPVTFSANGPQNITLTSTFTAGSSCVNSSSQTVFVTNGAPTSAFTASSPACLGTNTTVTYTSNASSAASYNWNFGGGTIVSGSGQGPYVISYSSAGTYTISLDVTECATPSGPTTQTITVFPSPVANAGPDASICAGTSTTLNGSGGVNYGWGPSGAGLSCTLCQNPVATPSVTTTYTLAVMDANGCTNTDMVTVTVNPLPSVSISGNTTICAGNSTTLTASGGNFYSWSTTATMASISVSPSASTTYSVVGVDANGCFNVASTSVMVNPLPTANAGANVTICAGQTTTLSASGGINYVWTPSSSLSNPNSSNPIANPTSTTTYTVTVTDANGCSNKSSVTVTVNPIPVANAGPNQNICFGSSTTLSGSGGINYSWVPSTALSNPNISNPVANPTSTTTYTLIVSNGNCASAASVNVTVNPNPTATISSQSVTCCALCNGSATVSPSNGSSPYTFIWSDPQAQTTPTASGLCNGTYTVTVTDANGCFATQTVSIAAPVCLTASATATAASCNGGSNGTATVNVNGGIQNYMYLWLPSGANSSTATGLSAGGYTVVITDGNGCTMIASTTVSQPPAITSSLSSMNAGCAMTNGTATANAGGGTAPYTYSWSNGGTTSQISNLASQIYSVTITDANGCTHTDTISVFENPPPVASISGNANLCIGEGTTLTASGGGTYLWNTFQSSPNISVAPTVTTGYSVIVTSGNCTDTASVNVVVNAPPAVDAGANVTIPIGSSAQLFGSGNGSTYNWSPSSGLNCTNCQNPTASPQTGTWYYVIATDANGCTAMDSVFVFVDNTCQEIYLPTVFSPNADGENDEWRIYINNLACIKDFKIMVWDRWGEKVYQSANADFRWDGTYARGLQNGEERTAVFVYRMKAEMLNGDKIDKKGNVTVVK